One Microlunatus soli genomic window carries:
- the paaK gene encoding phenylacetate--CoA ligase PaaK yields the protein MVQLSPQPGDLEPIETASVDELRSLQLQRLQWTVAQAYENVLHYRAAFDAAGLVPDDVTSLDDLAKLPLTTKADLRDNYPFGMFAVPREQVARVHASSGTTGRPTVVGYTRDDLEVWATVIARSIRAAGGRAGDILHNAYGYGLFTGGLGIHGGAEKLGCTVVPVSGGMTERQVQLITDFRPDIITVTPSYMLAIVDELERQGIDPRSTSLKVGIFGAEPWTDDMRAELEQRLDLHAVDIYGLSEVIGPGVASECVETKDGLHIWEDHFYPEIIDPVTHQVLPDGEEGELVITSLTKQAMPVIRYRTRDLTRLLPGTARTMRRIEKITGRTDDMIILRGVNLFPTQIEELILSLEQLSPHFQCVLARTGTLDEMTVRVERRADVADAAGPDARDQLGRLIKNRIGVSVAVEVVDPGTIERSMGKMRRIVDHRPPRGVTT from the coding sequence ATGGTGCAGCTGAGTCCGCAGCCGGGGGACCTGGAGCCGATCGAGACCGCGTCGGTCGATGAACTGCGATCGTTGCAGCTGCAGCGATTGCAATGGACCGTGGCACAGGCGTACGAGAATGTTCTGCACTATCGTGCGGCCTTCGACGCCGCCGGCCTGGTGCCGGATGACGTCACGTCTCTGGACGATCTTGCGAAGCTGCCGCTGACGACCAAGGCCGACCTGCGGGACAACTACCCGTTCGGCATGTTCGCGGTGCCCCGTGAGCAGGTGGCCCGGGTGCATGCCTCGTCGGGCACCACCGGTCGGCCGACTGTCGTCGGCTACACCCGCGACGACCTGGAGGTCTGGGCGACGGTGATCGCTCGCAGCATCCGGGCCGCCGGTGGTCGCGCCGGCGACATCTTGCACAACGCGTACGGTTACGGGCTGTTCACCGGCGGGCTCGGCATCCACGGTGGTGCGGAGAAACTCGGCTGCACGGTGGTCCCGGTGTCCGGTGGGATGACCGAGCGGCAGGTGCAGTTGATCACCGATTTCCGGCCGGACATCATCACCGTCACCCCGTCCTACATGCTGGCGATCGTCGATGAGCTGGAGCGCCAGGGGATCGACCCGCGGTCGACCTCGCTGAAGGTGGGCATCTTCGGTGCCGAGCCGTGGACCGACGACATGCGCGCCGAGCTGGAGCAACGGCTGGACCTGCACGCCGTCGACATCTACGGACTGTCGGAAGTGATCGGTCCGGGGGTGGCCAGCGAATGTGTCGAGACCAAGGACGGTCTGCACATCTGGGAAGATCATTTCTATCCCGAGATCATCGACCCGGTCACTCACCAGGTGCTGCCCGACGGCGAAGAGGGCGAACTGGTGATCACCTCGCTGACCAAGCAGGCGATGCCGGTGATCCGCTACCGGACCAGGGACCTGACCCGGCTGCTGCCCGGCACCGCGCGGACGATGCGGCGGATCGAAAAGATCACCGGCCGCACCGACGACATGATCATCCTGCGCGGAGTCAACCTCTTCCCGACCCAGATCGAAGAGTTGATCTTGAGCCTGGAGCAGTTGTCGCCGCACTTCCAATGCGTCCTGGCGCGCACCGGGACGCTGGACGAGATGACCGTACGGGTCGAACGGCGAGCCGACGTCGCCGATGCCGCAGGTCCGGACGCTCGAGATCAACTGGGCCGATTGATCAAGAACCGGATCGGGGTCTCCGTCGCCGTGGAGGTCGTCGATCCCGGCACGATCGAACGGTCGATGGGAAAGATGCGCCGCATCGTCGACCACCGCCCGCCGCGAGGCGTCACAACGTAG
- the paaB gene encoding 1,2-phenylacetyl-CoA epoxidase subunit PaaB: MTDQASEQTNATEWPLYEVFVRGKRGLNHVHVGSLHAPDDQLALRHARDVYTRRNEGVSIWVVRSDAITASSPEEKDPLFAPSGDKVYRHPTFYKIPDNVPHM, encoded by the coding sequence ATGACCGACCAAGCATCGGAGCAGACCAATGCTACCGAATGGCCGCTGTACGAGGTGTTCGTCCGCGGCAAGCGCGGGCTCAACCACGTCCATGTCGGCTCCTTGCATGCCCCCGATGATCAACTCGCGCTGCGGCACGCCCGGGACGTCTACACCCGACGCAACGAGGGTGTCAGCATCTGGGTGGTGCGCTCCGACGCGATCACCGCGTCCAGTCCGGAGGAGAAGGACCCGCTCTTCGCGCCCAGCGGCGACAAGGTCTACCGACACCCGACCTTCTACAAGATCCCCGACAACGTGCCACACATGTGA
- a CDS encoding BlaI/MecI/CopY family transcriptional regulator, giving the protein MVSSLGDLERRVMEELWSSAAPRSVRDVHAALTRERDLAYTTVMTVLDRLAKKGLVNRESSGRAYLYAAVQTREEMAADVMHEALEGTGQDRTAALVAFVDRVTPEEAATMREALSRLESKS; this is encoded by the coding sequence GTGGTGAGTTCTCTGGGAGATCTGGAACGCCGGGTGATGGAGGAGCTGTGGAGCTCCGCCGCCCCGCGTTCGGTTCGTGATGTGCACGCTGCGCTGACCCGTGAGCGTGATCTGGCGTACACGACCGTGATGACGGTGTTGGATCGACTGGCCAAGAAGGGCCTGGTCAACCGTGAGAGCTCCGGGCGTGCCTATCTCTACGCAGCAGTGCAGACCCGTGAAGAGATGGCCGCCGACGTGATGCACGAAGCCCTTGAGGGCACCGGCCAGGACCGGACCGCGGCGCTGGTCGCGTTCGTCGATCGGGTCACCCCGGAGGAGGCGGCCACGATGCGCGAGGCACTCTCCCGGCTCGAGAGCAAGAGCTGA
- the paaC gene encoding 1,2-phenylacetyl-CoA epoxidase subunit PaaC: MTSPSTEHDQPADHDNAYAGLLVNDTHWAFGTDFTDPLAGVDTAVPDGIEPSALAAYCLMLGDDALVLSHRLSQWCSNAPDLEIDIALANIALDLLGQARLLLARAAAADPSVRPALPAGSPVPDEDALAFFRDGHQFRNVRLVEQSSGDFAATIVRLMFFSCWRLALLQRLVDSRDPVLAAIAAKGVKEVAYHRDFAGRWFVTLADGTEESRRRIVGAIELIRPQLAELFTDHPVEAAAVANGFGIAPSSTAAEVDTVVDQLFTAATLQRPQEPISTPEATPSGRDGQHTEALGPMLTEMQSVARAHPTGSW; the protein is encoded by the coding sequence ATGACCTCTCCGTCGACCGAGCATGATCAGCCCGCCGATCACGACAACGCCTATGCCGGGCTGCTGGTCAACGACACGCACTGGGCCTTCGGGACCGACTTCACCGATCCGCTGGCCGGCGTCGACACCGCAGTCCCGGACGGTATCGAACCCTCCGCATTGGCGGCCTACTGCCTGATGCTCGGCGACGATGCGTTGGTGCTGTCACACCGGTTGTCGCAATGGTGCAGCAACGCCCCGGACCTGGAGATCGACATCGCGCTGGCCAACATCGCGCTGGATCTGCTCGGCCAGGCCCGGCTGCTACTGGCCCGGGCTGCGGCCGCGGACCCGTCGGTACGGCCTGCGCTTCCGGCCGGATCGCCGGTGCCGGACGAGGACGCACTGGCCTTCTTCCGTGATGGTCATCAGTTCCGCAACGTTCGGCTGGTCGAGCAGTCGTCGGGTGATTTCGCGGCGACCATCGTGCGGCTGATGTTCTTCTCCTGTTGGCGTCTGGCGTTGCTGCAGCGACTGGTTGACAGTCGCGATCCGGTGCTGGCGGCGATCGCGGCCAAGGGGGTCAAGGAGGTCGCCTACCACCGCGACTTCGCCGGTCGCTGGTTCGTCACGCTGGCCGACGGGACCGAGGAGTCCCGACGGCGGATCGTCGGTGCCATCGAGCTGATCCGGCCTCAGCTGGCGGAACTGTTCACCGATCATCCGGTCGAAGCGGCCGCCGTCGCAAACGGCTTCGGGATTGCACCGTCGTCAACGGCAGCCGAGGTTGACACCGTTGTTGATCAACTGTTCACCGCGGCGACACTGCAGCGGCCCCAGGAGCCGATCAGCACGCCGGAGGCGACGCCGTCCGGTCGTGACGGTCAGCACACCGAGGCGTTGGGTCCGATGCTGACCGAGATGCAGAGTGTGGCCCGTGCGCATCCGACGGGCAGCTGGTGA
- a CDS encoding TetR/AcrR family transcriptional regulator has translation MTVRARTLPSGEPRPQYNLDRLLAVAVEVFTERGYDGTSFQHLSRASGLSKSSIYHHIDSKEQLLRLALEYALDPLMSIMKDEAATTGRALDQLTYVIRRAIEILADRLPYVALLLSVHGNTDTERWALEQRRTFDRFVADIVRRAVDDGDLRSELDPKITARLILGTINSLTEWYRPNEHHSPAELAAQISSLILDGLRPNR, from the coding sequence ATGACCGTCCGTGCCCGTACGCTGCCGTCCGGTGAACCACGACCGCAGTACAACCTCGACCGGTTGCTGGCAGTGGCGGTCGAGGTCTTCACCGAACGCGGCTATGACGGCACCAGTTTCCAGCACCTGTCACGGGCCTCGGGACTGAGCAAGTCCTCGATCTACCACCACATCGACAGCAAGGAGCAACTGCTCCGGCTGGCTCTGGAGTATGCCCTCGATCCGTTGATGTCGATCATGAAGGACGAGGCTGCGACCACCGGCCGGGCGCTTGATCAATTGACCTACGTGATCCGTCGGGCGATCGAGATCCTGGCCGACCGACTGCCGTACGTCGCTCTGCTGTTGAGTGTGCACGGCAACACCGACACCGAGCGTTGGGCGCTCGAACAGCGACGGACCTTCGACCGGTTCGTCGCCGACATCGTGCGCCGCGCCGTCGACGACGGTGATCTGCGATCCGAACTCGATCCCAAGATCACCGCCCGGCTGATCCTGGGCACGATCAACTCGTTGACCGAGTGGTATCGGCCCAACGAGCACCACTCCCCCGCCGAGCTCGCAGCCCAGATCAGCTCACTGATCCTCGACGGGCTCCGACCCAACCGCTAG
- a CDS encoding M56 family metallopeptidase: MIGVALGILAVILVGPGSIWVGRWQFLHRVPRAAVVLWQAGSVAALVSVIGAGLALSLGLFRRPNPSVAEVLVYGIILLFTLVVVLRLIWSLITVVRISGMRRTRHRQAVDLLGQADRRPELPSLRVMSETIPLAYCLPAVRHSRVVVSEGALQTLKSDEVAAVLAHEEAHLRARHDLVLDTFAALHRAFPIAVRSDVPLKEARLLVELLADDAARRRTGPIPLARALVAMAAAPVPGFAMGVSYGTAVRVARLADEPKPHRLLSVAIYLLALALIAMPVVIFGAPTLFGWLHLTGLNFGWY; the protein is encoded by the coding sequence ATGATCGGCGTCGCACTCGGCATCCTTGCCGTGATTCTGGTCGGACCGGGGTCGATCTGGGTCGGCCGCTGGCAGTTCCTGCATCGGGTCCCCCGGGCCGCTGTGGTGCTCTGGCAGGCAGGCTCGGTGGCAGCGTTGGTGTCGGTGATCGGTGCCGGGCTGGCCCTCAGTCTCGGCCTGTTCCGCCGCCCCAACCCGTCGGTGGCCGAGGTGCTGGTCTACGGCATCATCCTGCTGTTCACACTGGTCGTCGTGCTCCGGTTGATCTGGTCTCTGATCACCGTGGTCCGGATCTCGGGGATGCGGCGGACCCGGCATCGGCAGGCCGTCGATCTGCTCGGGCAGGCCGATCGGCGTCCGGAGCTGCCGAGTCTGCGGGTGATGAGTGAGACCATCCCGCTCGCGTACTGCCTGCCGGCCGTCCGGCACTCCCGGGTGGTGGTCAGCGAGGGAGCCCTGCAGACGTTGAAGTCCGACGAGGTCGCCGCCGTCCTGGCCCACGAGGAGGCCCACCTCCGGGCCCGGCACGACCTGGTGCTGGACACCTTCGCCGCATTGCACCGCGCCTTCCCGATCGCGGTCCGCAGCGACGTGCCGCTGAAGGAAGCCCGGCTGCTGGTCGAACTGCTCGCCGATGACGCAGCCCGGCGTCGGACCGGTCCGATCCCGTTGGCCCGTGCCCTGGTCGCGATGGCGGCGGCGCCGGTGCCCGGCTTTGCGATGGGGGTCAGCTACGGCACCGCCGTCCGGGTCGCCCGATTGGCCGACGAACCCAAACCGCACCGGCTGCTGAGTGTGGCGATCTACCTGCTGGCGCTGGCATTGATCGCGATGCCGGTGGTGATCTTCGGCGCGCCGACCCTCTTCGGTTGGCTGCACCTGACCGGCCTCAACTTCGGCTGGTACTGA
- the paaA gene encoding 1,2-phenylacetyl-CoA epoxidase subunit PaaA, with product MTTPLHDTAPSEEPAQTEEFEAIIARNDRIEPRDWMPAAYRKTLIRQIAQHAHSEIIGMQPEGAWITRAPSLRRKAILLAKVQDEAGHGLYLYSATETLGTSRDDLTRMLIMGRQKYSSIFNYPTPSYADVGTIGWLVDGAAICNQVPLCRTSYGPYGRAMIRICKEESFHQRQGYELLATMMRGTAEQQAMVQESVNRFWWPALMMFGPPDGDSPNTAQSMAWGIKRDTNDALRQKFVDMSVPQAEALGVTFPDPDLRWNADRDHYDFGEPDWEEFWSVVKGNGPCNQQRIEHRKRAYDDGAWVREAATAHAAKVRERAG from the coding sequence ATGACGACGCCGCTGCACGACACAGCGCCGTCGGAGGAGCCCGCGCAGACCGAGGAGTTCGAGGCGATCATCGCCCGCAACGACCGGATCGAGCCGCGGGACTGGATGCCGGCGGCCTATCGCAAGACGTTGATTCGGCAGATCGCCCAGCATGCGCATTCGGAGATCATCGGGATGCAGCCCGAGGGTGCCTGGATCACCCGGGCGCCGTCGCTGCGCCGCAAGGCGATCCTGCTGGCCAAGGTGCAGGACGAGGCCGGTCACGGGCTCTACCTCTACTCGGCGACCGAGACCCTCGGCACCTCCCGCGACGACCTGACCCGGATGTTGATCATGGGCAGGCAGAAGTACTCGTCGATCTTCAACTATCCGACGCCGAGCTACGCCGATGTCGGCACCATCGGCTGGTTGGTCGACGGCGCGGCGATCTGCAATCAGGTGCCGCTGTGCCGCACCTCGTACGGACCGTACGGCCGGGCCATGATCAGGATCTGCAAGGAGGAGTCCTTCCATCAACGGCAGGGCTACGAACTGCTGGCGACGATGATGCGTGGCACCGCCGAGCAGCAGGCCATGGTGCAGGAATCGGTGAACCGGTTCTGGTGGCCGGCGCTGATGATGTTCGGTCCGCCGGACGGCGACTCGCCGAACACGGCGCAGTCGATGGCCTGGGGGATCAAGCGGGACACCAATGACGCGTTGCGGCAGAAGTTCGTCGACATGTCGGTGCCGCAGGCCGAGGCGCTCGGCGTCACCTTCCCCGATCCCGACCTGCGCTGGAACGCCGACCGTGATCACTACGACTTCGGCGAGCCGGACTGGGAGGAGTTCTGGTCGGTGGTGAAGGGCAACGGGCCGTGCAACCAGCAGCGGATCGAGCACCGCAAGCGTGCCTACGACGACGGTGCCTGGGTCCGGGAAGCGGCGACCGCGCATGCGGCGAAGGTACGGGAGCGAGCGGGATGA
- a CDS encoding dihydrofolate reductase family protein, with protein MARLIYSYIASLDGFVEDENGGFGWAAPDAEVHAFVNDLERPIGSYLYGRRMYETMAVWETDPELATGSPETADFAKIWKAATKIVFSRSLDAVWTADTRLAGEFSAAAVHQLKESADRDLSVGGADLAASAIRAGLVDEIHAILVPEVVGGGKRALPKHRLGLELLDHKGFGNGTAFLRYAVRPPV; from the coding sequence ATGGCACGTTTGATCTATTCCTACATCGCGTCCTTGGACGGTTTCGTCGAGGACGAGAACGGCGGCTTCGGCTGGGCCGCTCCCGACGCCGAGGTGCACGCCTTCGTCAACGACCTCGAGCGGCCGATCGGCAGCTATCTCTACGGCCGCCGGATGTACGAGACGATGGCGGTCTGGGAGACCGACCCCGAGCTGGCCACCGGGTCACCGGAGACGGCCGACTTCGCCAAGATCTGGAAGGCAGCGACCAAGATCGTCTTCTCCCGGAGCCTGGACGCGGTGTGGACCGCCGACACCCGACTGGCCGGCGAGTTCAGCGCGGCCGCCGTCCACCAGCTGAAGGAATCGGCCGATCGCGATCTCTCGGTCGGCGGCGCCGATCTTGCCGCCTCGGCCATCCGGGCCGGTCTGGTCGACGAGATCCACGCGATCCTGGTGCCCGAGGTGGTCGGCGGTGGCAAGCGAGCCCTGCCCAAGCACCGGCTGGGACTCGAACTGCTGGACCACAAGGGATTCGGCAACGGCACCGCCTTCCTGCGCTACGCCGTCCGGCCTCCGGTCTGA
- a CDS encoding peptidoglycan-binding domain-containing protein — protein MSTIRRRIAGAVLAASVLGSGLALAAAPEATAKPIPIGGCELTSARPVLHLGSKGTAVKQAQCLLNKAGGNVVVDGSFGYRTRATVRAFQARDHLEVDGYIGPRTWAQLYRYNTSS, from the coding sequence ATGTCAACGATTCGTCGGCGCATCGCAGGCGCCGTCCTGGCAGCATCGGTCCTCGGTAGCGGCCTCGCACTGGCCGCTGCGCCGGAGGCCACCGCAAAGCCCATCCCCATCGGCGGGTGCGAACTCACGAGCGCGAGGCCGGTGCTGCACCTGGGGTCGAAGGGAACCGCGGTCAAACAGGCTCAGTGCCTGTTGAACAAGGCCGGCGGCAACGTGGTGGTTGATGGGAGCTTCGGGTACCGCACCCGGGCAACCGTCCGGGCGTTCCAAGCCCGTGACCACCTGGAAGTGGACGGTTACATCGGTCCTCGGACCTGGGCGCAGCTCTACAGGTACAACACGTCTTCCTGA
- a CDS encoding LuxR C-terminal-related transcriptional regulator, which produces MGFSDRTTAVLQAADRRISSSRPESPTQRFEACLHAVQALAPVDSFYGGWFIEPGVLSVEYVTDRGVPHGGDVIPFGPRGLSAHLINTGRTYLWRHDDGHLIHLGVKFGALDEASRDAVVTPMLAANGSVLGILAALSYRAGAFDAEVVAALGWLATAVAISQDHHASLTQRLDLEAIYPDSPRDQAAEQVLLSLAQDLTQLDHQLRVVAGRCQDATLDDARAVVQHAQRQLTAASRPGLRPSTHHDLRLLTSREREIVEHLLTHGSMTNRQLATRLGISEFTVKGHMTRILAKLQVGSRAELLRPAPELSTSRS; this is translated from the coding sequence ATGGGGTTCTCGGACCGCACGACAGCAGTGCTGCAGGCGGCGGACCGGCGGATCAGCAGTTCGCGACCGGAGTCGCCGACGCAACGATTCGAGGCCTGCCTGCACGCGGTGCAGGCATTGGCGCCGGTCGACAGCTTCTACGGTGGCTGGTTCATCGAACCGGGCGTGCTGTCGGTCGAATACGTGACCGACCGGGGCGTGCCGCACGGCGGCGACGTCATCCCGTTCGGTCCGCGTGGGCTCTCGGCCCACCTGATCAACACCGGCCGGACCTATCTGTGGCGGCACGACGACGGTCATCTGATCCACCTCGGGGTGAAATTCGGCGCGCTCGACGAGGCCAGCCGGGACGCGGTGGTGACTCCGATGTTGGCCGCAAACGGCAGCGTGCTGGGCATCCTCGCTGCACTCAGCTATCGGGCCGGAGCGTTCGATGCGGAGGTCGTCGCCGCGCTGGGGTGGCTGGCCACCGCCGTGGCGATCAGTCAGGACCACCACGCTTCGCTGACCCAGCGGCTCGACCTGGAGGCGATCTACCCCGACAGCCCGCGGGACCAGGCCGCCGAGCAGGTGTTGCTCAGCCTGGCGCAGGATCTGACCCAGCTCGACCATCAGTTGCGGGTGGTCGCGGGTCGCTGTCAGGACGCGACGCTCGACGACGCTCGCGCGGTCGTCCAGCACGCCCAGCGGCAGCTGACCGCGGCCAGCCGGCCCGGCCTGCGTCCGTCCACCCACCACGATCTGCGATTGCTGACCAGCAGGGAGCGCGAGATCGTGGAGCACCTGCTGACACACGGCAGCATGACCAACCGCCAACTCGCCACCCGCCTCGGGATCAGCGAATTCACCGTCAAGGGACACATGACCCGGATCCTGGCCAAGCTCCAGGTCGGCAGCCGGGCGGAACTGCTCCGGCCGGCACCCGAACTCAGTACCAGCCGAAGTTGA
- the paaD gene encoding 1,2-phenylacetyl-CoA epoxidase subunit PaaD, which yields MASATHTAPGQAERPRSVQRARRIAAAVTDPELPMLTLQDLGVLRGVEVDRERVTVTITPTYSGCPAMATMADDLVHRLRGAGFIDAVVKISLDPPWSSDWITEHGRAALRQAGMSPPSPAPRSPAPTSARDPIPLRLGPTRRALTCPQCGSNAVESVSEFGSTACTAHYRCSVCREPFDHFKEF from the coding sequence ATGGCCAGTGCTACCCACACCGCGCCGGGGCAGGCCGAGCGTCCCCGCTCGGTACAGCGCGCGCGCCGCATCGCTGCGGCGGTCACCGACCCCGAGCTGCCGATGCTCACCCTGCAGGACCTCGGCGTCCTGCGCGGTGTCGAGGTCGACCGCGAACGGGTGACGGTGACGATCACGCCGACCTACTCAGGCTGCCCGGCCATGGCAACCATGGCCGACGACCTGGTCCACCGGCTCCGCGGTGCCGGATTCATCGACGCCGTGGTGAAGATCAGCCTCGACCCACCGTGGAGCTCGGACTGGATCACCGAACACGGCCGGGCCGCACTCCGTCAGGCCGGCATGTCGCCGCCGTCACCGGCCCCGAGGTCGCCGGCCCCGACGAGCGCGAGGGACCCGATCCCGCTCCGGCTCGGGCCGACCCGCCGCGCGTTGACCTGCCCGCAGTGCGGGTCGAATGCTGTCGAGTCGGTGTCGGAATTCGGATCCACCGCCTGCACGGCGCACTACCGCTGTTCGGTCTGCCGTGAACCGTTCGACCACTTCAAGGAGTTCTGA
- the paaZ gene encoding phenylacetic acid degradation bifunctional protein PaaZ, translating into MSAVLQSYIAGRWVSGDGEGEPVFDAGTGEEVTRVSSHGLDLSAMVQHARRAGPAIVELTFHQRALLLKEIAQQLTAAKDELYELSFRTGATRRDSAVDIDGGFGTLFSLSSKARRELPNDTVHLDGGLERLGRAGQFVGQHVYTSRPGVAVQINAFNFPVWGMLEKLAPAFLAGLPSIVKPASQTGYLTEAVVRKIIDSGVLPEGSLQLLSGGAGALLDELGPQDSVAFTGSAHTAGLLRRHPSVLTDGVRLGVEADSLNCSVLGPDVAPDDPEFDLFIKGVVAEMTVKAGQKCTAIRRVIVPRERADEIVEALTARLTKITVGDPSDPDVRMGPLASLGQRVEVRKAIEALRSSAEIVYGDPDRVSTVGADAERGAFLSPVLLRARDGAVEPHDVEPFGPVSTVLTYSSLPQAVELAARGRGSLVGSVITNDPRVARDVTIGLAPWHGRILVLNREDAAESTGHGSPLPMLVHGGPGRAGGGEELGGVRAVLSHMQRTAVQASPNMMTAITGRWTTGSDRVPSEEHPFRKSLARLRIGDTISTDSRTVSQSDIDRFADFTGDTFYAHTDPEAAAANPFFGGLVAHGYLVVSLAAGLFVDPAPGPVLANFGIDNLRFLTPVKPGDSIRVELTVKQLTPRATADYGEVRWDAEVRNQRDEIAASYDVLTLVAKE; encoded by the coding sequence GTGAGCGCAGTGTTGCAGAGCTACATCGCGGGTCGCTGGGTCAGCGGCGACGGTGAGGGCGAGCCGGTGTTCGACGCCGGCACCGGCGAGGAGGTCACTCGCGTCTCCAGCCATGGACTGGACCTGTCGGCGATGGTCCAGCATGCTCGGCGGGCGGGCCCGGCGATCGTCGAGCTCACTTTCCACCAACGCGCCCTGCTGTTGAAGGAGATTGCCCAGCAACTGACCGCGGCCAAGGACGAACTGTATGAGCTGTCGTTCCGCACCGGCGCCACCCGCCGGGACTCCGCGGTCGACATCGACGGCGGCTTCGGCACCTTGTTCAGCCTCTCCAGCAAGGCGCGGCGCGAGCTGCCGAACGACACCGTCCACCTCGACGGCGGCCTGGAACGTCTGGGCCGCGCGGGTCAGTTCGTCGGGCAGCACGTCTACACCTCCCGGCCCGGTGTCGCGGTCCAGATCAACGCGTTCAACTTCCCCGTCTGGGGGATGCTGGAAAAGCTGGCGCCGGCCTTCCTCGCCGGCCTGCCGAGCATCGTCAAACCCGCGAGCCAGACCGGCTATCTGACCGAGGCCGTGGTGCGCAAGATCATCGACTCCGGCGTGCTGCCGGAAGGGTCGCTGCAACTGCTCAGCGGTGGCGCCGGTGCCTTGCTGGACGAGCTCGGCCCGCAGGACTCGGTCGCCTTCACCGGCTCCGCGCACACCGCCGGTCTGCTGCGCCGACACCCGTCGGTGCTGACCGACGGCGTCCGGCTCGGGGTCGAGGCCGACTCGCTGAACTGTTCGGTGCTCGGCCCCGACGTCGCACCGGACGATCCCGAGTTCGACCTGTTCATCAAGGGCGTCGTCGCCGAGATGACGGTCAAGGCCGGCCAGAAGTGCACGGCGATCCGGCGGGTGATCGTCCCCCGGGAACGTGCCGACGAGATCGTCGAAGCGCTGACCGCACGGCTGACCAAGATCACCGTCGGCGACCCGTCCGATCCCGATGTCCGGATGGGCCCGTTGGCCAGCCTCGGCCAGCGGGTCGAGGTCCGGAAGGCGATCGAGGCACTGCGGAGTTCGGCCGAGATCGTCTACGGCGACCCGGATCGGGTGTCGACGGTCGGCGCCGATGCCGAACGCGGTGCCTTCCTGTCGCCGGTGCTGCTGCGAGCCCGGGACGGCGCGGTCGAGCCGCACGACGTCGAGCCGTTCGGCCCGGTGTCCACGGTGTTGACCTATTCCTCGCTGCCGCAGGCCGTCGAGTTGGCGGCCCGCGGTCGCGGCAGCCTGGTCGGTTCGGTGATCACCAACGATCCGCGGGTCGCTCGCGATGTCACCATCGGGCTGGCTCCGTGGCACGGCCGGATCCTGGTGCTCAACCGGGAGGATGCGGCCGAGTCGACCGGGCACGGCAGCCCGTTGCCGATGCTGGTGCACGGTGGCCCGGGCCGGGCCGGCGGCGGCGAGGAGCTCGGCGGTGTCCGGGCCGTGCTGTCCCACATGCAACGGACCGCGGTCCAGGCCTCGCCGAACATGATGACCGCGATCACCGGTCGCTGGACGACCGGCTCGGATCGCGTCCCGTCCGAGGAGCACCCGTTCCGCAAATCCCTTGCCCGGTTGCGGATCGGCGACACGATCTCCACCGACAGCCGGACCGTCAGCCAGTCCGACATCGATCGGTTCGCCGACTTCACCGGCGACACCTTCTACGCCCACACCGATCCCGAGGCTGCGGCGGCGAACCCGTTCTTCGGCGGGCTGGTCGCACACGGCTACCTGGTGGTCTCGCTGGCCGCCGGACTGTTCGTCGATCCGGCGCCGGGGCCGGTGCTGGCCAACTTCGGCATCGACAACCTGCGCTTCCTGACGCCGGTCAAGCCCGGCGACAGCATCCGGGTCGAGCTGACCGTCAAGCAGCTCACCCCACGGGCCACCGCCGACTACGGCGAAGTCCGGTGGGACGCGGAGGTCCGCAACCAGCGCGACGAGATCGCGGCGTCGTACGATGTGCTGACCCTGGTCGCCAAGGAGTAG